TGCTAATAAAAAACAtgtcaaacatatatatatatactagtaaagtagcacgtgcgatgcacgtgtgcccagtcgatatttttcttaagtgtaacaatttaaaaatttttcaatttagctataaatagatagaattttatctatattttaacaattttcttcctcttcataataaacattatatatattgtttgcaaAATATTCATTGCTATAATACAGCACTCTAATAAACATAACTACAACTATACACGAGTACCATGtacttatatattacaatagtcaaaagtttcaaaagaaaagtcTGGAAACTCATTTTGCTGTTCCTGGGACATTATTAACAGATAATACAGTAAGTTTGTTTTGGCGTAACCTCCCAGATTCATTCATCTGCGCGCCCAAGACTATGATCCATTCATTATTTTCAATGTTGTTtgcaatattttcaatataagGCAGATGTTCCTGTAACaatgaaaaaacatataaaaagataatgtatcaaaatttttaaacgtaTTTAAATGTATAGATTTTACCTCGTCTGTACGGTCTATAAGATCAACAGCTGTGCATCCCAAAATTTCCTCTGCCAAAGATCCAAAAATAACAACGGGTGTCGATGTGGTATCATCATACACATCTAAATAAACTCGACACCTGacagcaataaataaattatcattcgTTGATAtcagcaaataaaatgttctaactaccatgtaaaaatttttaatttcaaaatatgaggAAAATGTTTACCTTACCCGTGCAATTGCTGCATTCTTGCAACTATAACATATGAATTTTTCACCGAGGTCATAGCCAGTTGCCTTGTTACAATTCTCGCATGATACGTAGTGGAATGACTGGTGAAAATCAACCATTCTAAATTTGCCTCTAACCAAATATGTGGACCTCTGCATTAAGACAAAATAACTATGTGCACTAATCAACATCTAAACAATACCGTATAGAATGATTCGAAATTCACCcttattacataaattaaatccaacaaacaatcaacatttcAAATTGAAGCATATGCACAGTTctgaatccacagcacacaattcacaaattggcatcctccatctccatttcaTTCCAACCAACCTCCAATCTCCATGTCCCAAaaacttagaataaaattaaacaattccaaagagtgaaaaaatgaattgtattctttaaaataagaaatttggctttaaaaaaaaaaagagaaaaatataccgCCATTGCTGGAGCAGATATCAGTTTTTCTACGATTTCAGATACTTTTATGATTGGATCGGTAGAACTACTTGAAGCTGATCCAAAACTATTTCCAATGATTTCTTCCAGCAATTTATCATTTTGTGCTGCCCTGAAAATTTGAATTAGTAAATAAAGTTAAACATCAatagaaacaaagaaagatttacaatgaaaaaaatcacattaaatttatagtgtatttaaataagttatttacCATGTACGTAATGCAACAGAAGATGAAAGAAGGGGTTCAACAATAAAGACACTCGTCGGTCTTGATGACAGCGATAGGCCTATATTATAAAcatgaatgaataaatatacAAGTATAAGATGTACAATTAACAACAATGTTAATATTAACAGGAAGTACCATTATAAGAAGAAACTTTGATCCGTGTTCCTAAAATAATTGGCTTTGCCAGAATAAGGTCAGAAATTTCGCGGTATTCGTCATGAACAAAGCGATTCCACATTGTTAAACGCAGGAGTTTTAgactattaaaaatgataaatggtattaaattcatcataataaaacaattataatatattaatctaaaaattttacCAATGTGAGACAATATACGTTCATACCCtggatcaatcaagtatatCTCTTGGATCAATGATTTTCCATGGTTCGTATTCATTTCATTTGGCGGGTTCATATGAATTGCAAGTGCCAAAATATCTAGtttaggaaaaaagaaattgttactTTGCAGTGAGAGggaactttataaaaatatcgaCATTTATATAGTAGTTACCTATTTCAGCATCTGTGTCTATGTGTACGCCAAGTTCATTCAAAGGAACAAGGTTATATTCTGGCGGTCTAAGTGTTGGCTCGTCTTCTTCGATCTCTTCAACAATGGTCTTGGAGTTTATTGTCCATTGAAACTGATATGGTCCTCTTTGATGCCTTGGATCCATTGTTCTTACCAAAGCATTTGCGATATAGTATGATTGGTAGATATACAGTGTATCATTATGTAGATCGATGTCTTTCTCAAAGATCACTGCCTGCACGCGATTTCCCTGTAAGAAGACAAtgaataaatttaattgtttaattttgaaccatacacaaaataatgataagtaatgaagagtaatattttaatacctCAGAATCTAAAAGTattaaattttggtattttgttgCTGAATTTTGCGCCGTACGTTTTGGTGACTTTTTCTGTAACGATCATTTTGATCTTCCAATTTCTTGTGGCTGGAGTAATGTCCCTAACAGATGTATACACGGTCCGCATGTTCactgtaattaaaaattagatgacAAACAAATGtgaatatataacaaaaaaaatttatagaattataaaatgaaaaaaaaaaacagtatataaataataataacataaaataattggAACACTCACATGATATTACAAAAGACATCAAAATAATTGGAACACTTGCATGATATTATAATGAATTtgttaatcttaaaaaatttctatatacaatgttttttgtataatttgttTCATAAACAGCACTTGTCGTTGGTCTTATGAGCATTTTGACCGAATCAGCAGTCTTAGCTCTTGAAAGTGCAACATATAACTGTCCATGAGAAAAGACAGGTTCTGGTAAGTATATTCCGACAGAATTTAACGTTTGTCCCTGTGAT
This is a stretch of genomic DNA from Carya illinoinensis cultivar Pawnee chromosome 15, C.illinoinensisPawnee_v1, whole genome shotgun sequence. It encodes these proteins:
- the LOC122296509 gene encoding replication protein A 70 kDa DNA-binding subunit B-like, whose amino-acid sequence is MDPRHQRGPYQFQWTINSKTIVEEIEEDEPTLRPPEYNLVPLNELGVHIDTDAEIDILALAIHMNPPNEMNTNHGKSLIQEIYLIDPGLKLLRLTMWNRFVHDEYREISDLILAKPIILGTRIKVSSYNGLSLSSRPTSVFIVEPLLSSSVALRTWAAQNDKLLEEIIGNSFGSASSSSTDPIIKVSEIVEKLISAPAMARSTYLVRGKFRMVDFHQSFHYVSCENCNKATGYDLGEKFICYSCKNAAIARVRCRVYLDVYDDTTSTPVVIFGSLAEEILGCTAVDLIDRTDEEHLPYIENIANNIENNEWIIVLGAQMNESGRLRQNKLTVLSVNNVPGTAK